In a genomic window of Halalkalicoccus sp. CG83:
- a CDS encoding PH domain-containing protein, producing the protein MRSLHSRIRIVWLFQAVLTSAVLAAIVAAADRFLLGIGTWLPAAVFLGLFSLTGVHSLLRYRVWRYEIRDDELYLERGVLTRVKTVVPFVRIQHVDSRRSPLERLTGLASTVVYTAGSRGADVTVPGLTPDGADDLQRRLKALATAAEGDDAV; encoded by the coding sequence ATGCGCTCGCTCCACTCCCGGATTCGGATCGTCTGGCTGTTCCAGGCCGTGCTCACCTCGGCCGTTCTCGCGGCGATCGTCGCCGCCGCCGACCGGTTCCTCCTCGGGATCGGGACGTGGCTCCCCGCAGCGGTCTTCCTCGGGCTGTTCTCGCTGACCGGCGTCCATAGCCTGCTTCGATACCGGGTATGGCGCTACGAGATCCGCGACGACGAGCTCTATCTCGAACGCGGCGTGCTCACGCGCGTGAAGACGGTGGTTCCGTTCGTCCGGATCCAACACGTCGACTCGCGGCGAAGCCCACTCGAGCGGCTCACGGGGCTCGCGAGCACCGTCGTCTACACCGCCGGCTCGCGCGGCGCGGACGTGACGGTCCCCGGTCTCACGCCCGACGGCGCCGACGACCTCCAGCGCCGACTGAAGGCGCTCGCGACCGCCGCCGAGGGTGACGACGCCGTATGA
- a CDS encoding MBL fold metallo-hydrolase gives MAVTHENLTIDWLGYATSRITDGESEVHRTSETSGDAPRERVVYVDPGRYGVLDAYDARDGDLVLVTHDDHYDPDGIERVAAPDAVVGVFEGIDAAEIDRDSRPVEELEYDVRRIGIGDSFEVDGIAVEAISAYNTADGHTREDGTPYHPEGEGVGYRLGIDGTTVFYPGDSDVVPEYEGLTADVFLAPIDDAYTMSPDATADLAERLGAELVVPVHYDTFEALEADEEAFAEDVRSRGLRVEVLDPDVATARP, from the coding sequence ATGGCTGTCACCCACGAGAACCTCACGATCGACTGGCTGGGCTACGCGACCTCGCGGATCACCGACGGGGAGAGCGAGGTGCATCGCACCTCGGAAACGAGCGGTGACGCACCGCGAGAGCGCGTCGTCTACGTCGACCCCGGACGATACGGCGTTCTCGACGCCTACGACGCGCGAGACGGCGATCTCGTGCTCGTAACCCACGACGACCACTACGACCCCGACGGGATCGAACGCGTCGCCGCGCCCGACGCCGTCGTCGGCGTGTTCGAGGGGATCGACGCGGCGGAGATCGATCGCGACTCGCGGCCGGTCGAGGAGTTGGAGTACGACGTCCGCCGGATCGGGATCGGCGACTCCTTCGAGGTCGACGGGATCGCCGTCGAGGCGATCAGCGCCTACAACACGGCCGACGGCCACACGCGCGAGGACGGAACCCCCTACCATCCCGAGGGCGAGGGCGTAGGCTACCGGCTCGGGATCGACGGGACCACCGTGTTCTACCCCGGCGACAGCGACGTCGTCCCCGAGTACGAGGGGCTGACCGCCGACGTCTTCCTCGCGCCGATCGACGACGCCTACACGATGTCGCCCGACGCCACCGCCGACCTCGCCGAGCGCCTCGGCGCGGAGCTGGTCGTCCCGGTCCACTACGACACGTTCGAGGCGCTCGAGGCCGACGAGGAGGCGTTCGCCGAGGACGTCCGCTCGCGCGGGCTCCGCGTCGAGGTGCTCGATCCCGACGTCGCTACCGCGCGACCGTAA
- a CDS encoding TAXI family TRAP transporter solute-binding subunit, translating to MDDERSHGGRVRSDRRAVLRTLGAAGLAGLAGCTDSIPGGESGESGSRSQNLIWATTATAETYYELSQEFEELIEEGTDYSLDLRTVDGETDEAASVDLLRSLDGADLDFATVRNDLAYFGRTGTGLEAFEEEPAENLRGVATLYPEGIHVLTRADAGIESLEDLEGRTIDTGAVDSATRVNALRILENVGLSEGDFSERNEGFTRTARPNGVVRGDAARGIGFAQTDGDPLADVDAAFVIGDWPIEAVEERLVAGDVNLLSLDEESRGAITDGTEWLTPDVIPADAYDGLEEDVDVVSVRAMIATHQGTDDEVVGNVTTTIFENADRIETKGSFISSETAMEGMSLEMDAAAERSLQETDGEAEEANETGDGSEGSGDAEDGNESTGDAGDGGTESGGDGGTDDGSEDGTDGTDGTESGETDDTGSGGTDGDAGGGDAEDSGDSDDSGNGDGADAGDTGTEETDAASDGGGEDAEATGGNESA from the coding sequence ATGGACGACGAACGAAGTCATGGAGGGAGGGTACGCTCCGATCGGCGGGCGGTTCTGCGGACGCTCGGCGCGGCGGGTCTGGCGGGTCTCGCCGGCTGTACCGACAGCATTCCGGGAGGCGAGTCGGGAGAATCGGGATCGAGGAGTCAGAACCTCATCTGGGCGACCACGGCGACGGCGGAGACGTACTACGAACTCAGCCAGGAGTTCGAGGAACTGATCGAGGAGGGGACCGACTACTCGTTGGACCTCCGGACGGTCGACGGCGAGACCGACGAGGCCGCCAGCGTCGACCTCCTCCGGAGTCTCGACGGCGCCGACCTCGACTTCGCGACGGTGCGAAACGACCTCGCGTACTTCGGCCGGACGGGAACGGGTCTCGAGGCGTTCGAGGAAGAGCCAGCGGAGAACCTCCGCGGGGTCGCGACGCTCTATCCGGAGGGGATCCACGTCCTCACGCGGGCGGACGCCGGCATCGAGTCGCTCGAGGACCTCGAGGGCAGGACGATCGACACCGGCGCCGTCGACTCCGCGACGCGAGTCAACGCGCTCCGGATCCTCGAGAACGTCGGCCTCTCGGAGGGCGACTTCAGCGAACGAAACGAGGGGTTCACGCGGACTGCCCGACCGAACGGCGTCGTTCGAGGGGACGCCGCTCGAGGCATCGGGTTCGCACAGACGGACGGCGATCCCCTCGCCGACGTCGACGCGGCGTTCGTCATCGGCGACTGGCCGATCGAGGCGGTCGAGGAACGCCTGGTGGCTGGCGACGTCAACCTCCTGAGTCTCGACGAGGAGTCTCGCGGCGCCATCACCGACGGGACCGAGTGGCTCACGCCGGACGTCATCCCGGCCGACGCCTACGACGGCCTCGAGGAGGACGTCGACGTCGTCTCCGTCCGGGCGATGATCGCCACCCATCAGGGGACCGACGACGAGGTCGTCGGAAACGTCACGACGACGATCTTCGAGAACGCCGATCGGATCGAGACCAAGGGGAGCTTCATCTCGAGCGAGACGGCGATGGAGGGCATGTCGCTGGAGATGGACGCCGCCGCAGAACGCTCCCTCCAGGAGACCGACGGCGAGGCCGAGGAGGCGAACGAGACCGGAGACGGGTCGGAGGGCTCCGGGGACGCCGAGGACGGCAACGAGAGCACCGGAGACGCCGGTGACGGCGGAACCGAGAGCGGTGGGGACGGCGGCACCGACGACGGAAGCGAGGACGGAACTGACGGGACCGACGGAACCGAATCGGGAGAAACCGACGATACGGGAAGTGGAGGAACCGATGGCGATGCGGGAGGTGGCGACGCCGAGGACTCCGGAGATTCGGACGACTCGGGGAACGGTGATGGAGCCGACGCCGGTGACACCGGGACGGAGGAGACGGACGCCGCCTCCGATGGAGGGGGAGAGGACGCTGAGGCCACCGGCGGGAACGAAAGCGCCTGA
- a CDS encoding aldo/keto reductase has translation MEYTTLGSTGMRVSRICLGCMSFGDPDWREWVLEEEESREIIERAIDLGINFFDTANMYSRGESERILGNALEGYDPDWSVVATKVYNPMDDDNPNARGLSRKAVEQELENSLDRLGRETIDLYQTHRWDDETPVEETLRALDDAVRRNQVRYLGGSSMWAHQFAEALHTSDSMGLDRFVTMQNHYNLVYREEEREMLPLCAKEGVGVMPWSPLARGYLARPAEEIDATSRGESEEHMYRHPYREGGGREVNARVEELAEERGVTMAQIALAWLLHQDAVDAPIVGTTSVEHLEQAVEALEISLSESDLDYLEEPYEPVRVSGHT, from the coding sequence ATGGAGTACACGACCCTCGGCTCGACGGGTATGCGCGTCAGCCGAATCTGTCTGGGCTGTATGAGCTTCGGCGATCCCGACTGGCGCGAGTGGGTGCTGGAGGAGGAGGAGAGCCGGGAGATCATCGAGCGCGCGATTGACCTGGGAATCAACTTCTTCGACACCGCGAACATGTACTCCCGGGGCGAGAGCGAACGCATCCTTGGGAACGCCCTCGAGGGCTACGATCCGGACTGGAGCGTCGTCGCCACGAAGGTCTACAACCCGATGGACGACGACAATCCCAACGCGCGCGGGCTCTCGCGCAAGGCCGTTGAACAGGAGCTCGAGAACAGCCTCGATCGACTCGGAAGGGAGACGATCGATCTCTACCAGACGCATCGCTGGGACGACGAGACGCCAGTCGAGGAGACGCTACGGGCGCTCGACGACGCCGTTCGCCGAAACCAGGTCCGATATCTCGGCGGCTCGTCGATGTGGGCCCACCAGTTCGCCGAGGCGCTCCACACCAGCGACTCGATGGGCCTGGATCGGTTCGTCACGATGCAGAACCACTACAACCTCGTTTACCGCGAGGAGGAGCGAGAGATGCTGCCGCTCTGTGCGAAGGAGGGGGTCGGCGTGATGCCGTGGAGCCCGCTCGCGCGTGGCTACCTCGCCCGGCCGGCCGAGGAGATCGACGCCACGAGCCGCGGGGAGTCGGAGGAGCACATGTACCGCCACCCCTATCGCGAGGGCGGCGGCCGCGAGGTCAACGCCCGCGTCGAGGAACTCGCCGAGGAACGGGGCGTCACGATGGCCCAGATCGCGCTCGCGTGGCTGCTCCACCAGGACGCCGTCGACGCTCCGATCGTCGGCACGACGAGCGTCGAACACCTCGAACAGGCCGTCGAGGCGCTCGAGATCTCGCTGTCTGAGAGCGACCTCGACTACCTGGAGGAGCCGTACGAGCCGGTTCGGGTGTCGGGCCACACCTGA
- a CDS encoding CopD family protein — protein sequence MSIIDALMNGLHLGFAGLWVGSVIFLTVAILPVAREGAFDAAPLETVTARLTWISRTSVLLLFVSGGHLAGTRYTAGSLFGTGQGWLVLAMVGLWFVLAALVEIGAKRLSTGLAERKVRAPAREARPYFLAGSAVGVLLFAVAALLSVPSAIPF from the coding sequence GTGTCCATCATCGACGCACTCATGAACGGCCTCCACCTCGGGTTCGCCGGCCTCTGGGTCGGGAGCGTGATCTTCCTCACGGTCGCAATCCTTCCGGTCGCCCGCGAGGGAGCGTTCGACGCCGCACCACTCGAGACCGTCACAGCCCGGCTGACGTGGATCTCGCGGACGAGCGTGCTGCTGTTGTTCGTGAGCGGCGGCCACCTCGCGGGTACGCGCTACACCGCCGGCTCGCTGTTCGGAACCGGGCAGGGATGGCTGGTGCTCGCGATGGTCGGCCTGTGGTTCGTCCTCGCGGCGCTCGTCGAGATCGGCGCGAAACGACTTTCGACGGGTCTCGCGGAGCGAAAGGTGCGCGCCCCGGCTCGCGAGGCGCGTCCGTACTTCCTCGCGGGATCGGCCGTCGGCGTCCTGCTGTTCGCCGTCGCCGCCCTGTTGTCGGTTCCCTCGGCGATTCCCTTCTAG
- a CDS encoding TRAP transporter permease produces the protein MSTDTAPADEDIEGENPDEILQEIERKRSLRGWGAIVVAAIGIVFSIFQVWIAARGFTFYLAIPFTGIRFDIAALQQLQINSVHVAFALVLAFLMFPVSSRDGFVFRGLSRVFPAARDRFGESHGVTNGLRRVRGAVRWAAADPDRDRITPVDYALILLALLSPLYMVRSFDEIRQARVRGLGIGRSIDEVYPILEAPVSAVSALGIPLDQTSYMFIVGVLGILLVLEATRRALGFFLMSLVGAFIVYARWGYLIPGDAPLIGTLSIGGVAWETIVRYLWFTTEGIFGIPVIVSVRFIYIFILFGAFLEMSGAGKWFIDLAYGLTGTRQGGPAKASTVASGFMGMLSGSSVANTVTTGAFTIPLMKRSGYSPEFAGAVESSASSGGQVLPPVMGAAAFLIIEFTGTPYAEVIIAATLPAIAFFFGMWVMVHFEAVRQGIGGIDRSELVDLGGHLKGGWFYILPLALLLYFIIGARLSIARAGWYTIIVIVALVALLSAYDDRTRIPLLGSILALFGAQTAAYAALGGGLHQVVTGTTGAAVGITGALRAAVGDLGVIIILVSLVVILARPAMRSELLDLDPSVDEKAERIDDSLGRQGFATSQPGRFVTFILQSLDSGARTATTVVIAVAAAGVIPGVIGATGLGPNLNALIISVSGGSLLVLMLLAGLSAIILGMGMPTTVMYVILVSMLGPALEDFGVAILAAHLFILYFGLMADVTPPVAVAAYAAAGVAKADEFSTGVIAFTLSLNKILVPFAFVLSPGILLLRTGEGGETSVIGLADVLDLGFFVPQVAIPIVGMFAGVYALGIAIIGYYTEEVSDLDRGLFALSSIAMMAPGLLLLTVQGLGRAMGVWLVLNTPTLDFALRGVGVVLLLALMLRNRGGVGTDEQPAPGATAESP, from the coding sequence ATGTCAACTGATACCGCTCCAGCCGACGAGGACATCGAGGGGGAGAACCCCGACGAGATCCTCCAGGAGATCGAACGAAAGCGGTCGCTCCGCGGATGGGGGGCGATCGTCGTCGCGGCCATCGGCATCGTCTTCTCGATCTTCCAGGTCTGGATCGCGGCCCGCGGCTTTACGTTCTACCTCGCGATCCCGTTCACGGGGATCCGGTTCGATATCGCCGCGCTCCAGCAGCTCCAGATCAACTCGGTTCACGTCGCGTTCGCGCTCGTGCTCGCGTTCCTGATGTTTCCGGTGAGCTCCAGGGACGGGTTCGTCTTTCGCGGCCTGTCGCGCGTCTTCCCCGCCGCTCGCGACCGATTCGGCGAGAGTCACGGGGTCACGAACGGGCTGCGACGGGTTCGCGGGGCGGTCCGCTGGGCCGCTGCGGATCCCGACCGCGACCGCATCACCCCCGTCGACTACGCGCTCATCCTCCTGGCGCTGCTCTCGCCGCTCTACATGGTCCGGTCGTTCGACGAGATCCGCCAGGCGCGCGTGCGGGGTCTCGGGATCGGTCGCTCGATCGACGAGGTGTACCCGATCCTCGAGGCGCCCGTCTCGGCGGTCTCCGCGCTGGGGATCCCGCTCGACCAGACCTCCTACATGTTCATCGTCGGCGTCCTCGGAATCCTGCTCGTCCTCGAGGCGACCCGGCGGGCGCTCGGGTTCTTCCTCATGTCGCTGGTCGGGGCGTTCATCGTCTACGCGCGCTGGGGTTACTTGATCCCCGGCGACGCACCGCTGATCGGGACGCTCTCGATCGGTGGGGTCGCCTGGGAGACGATCGTGCGCTATCTCTGGTTCACCACCGAGGGGATCTTCGGCATCCCGGTCATCGTGAGCGTTCGCTTCATCTACATCTTCATCCTCTTCGGCGCGTTCCTGGAGATGAGCGGGGCGGGCAAGTGGTTCATCGACCTCGCCTACGGGTTGACCGGCACTCGCCAGGGCGGTCCCGCGAAGGCGAGTACCGTCGCCAGCGGATTCATGGGCATGCTCAGCGGCTCGTCGGTCGCGAACACCGTCACGACCGGCGCGTTCACGATCCCGTTGATGAAGCGTTCGGGCTACTCCCCCGAGTTCGCCGGCGCCGTCGAGTCCTCGGCGTCCTCGGGCGGGCAGGTCCTCCCCCCGGTGATGGGTGCTGCCGCCTTCCTGATCATCGAGTTCACCGGTACGCCGTACGCGGAGGTCATCATCGCCGCGACGCTGCCCGCCATCGCCTTCTTCTTCGGCATGTGGGTGATGGTCCACTTCGAGGCCGTCCGCCAGGGTATCGGCGGGATCGACCGCTCGGAACTGGTCGACCTCGGAGGGCACCTGAAGGGAGGGTGGTTCTACATCCTGCCGCTGGCATTACTGCTGTACTTCATCATCGGGGCGCGCCTCTCGATCGCGCGTGCCGGCTGGTACACCATCATCGTGATCGTCGCGCTCGTCGCGCTGCTCTCTGCGTACGACGACCGAACCCGCATCCCGCTGCTCGGATCGATCCTGGCGCTCTTCGGCGCACAGACCGCCGCGTACGCCGCGCTCGGCGGCGGCCTCCACCAGGTCGTCACCGGAACCACCGGCGCCGCCGTCGGGATCACCGGCGCGCTGCGGGCCGCCGTCGGCGATCTGGGCGTGATCATCATTCTCGTGAGTCTGGTAGTCATCCTCGCACGCCCGGCCATGCGCTCGGAACTGCTCGATCTCGACCCCTCGGTCGACGAGAAGGCCGAACGGATCGACGACTCGCTGGGCCGTCAGGGGTTCGCGACCTCCCAGCCGGGTCGGTTCGTCACGTTCATCCTCCAGTCGCTCGACTCGGGTGCGCGCACCGCGACGACCGTCGTCATCGCGGTCGCGGCCGCGGGCGTGATCCCCGGCGTCATCGGTGCGACTGGGCTGGGACCGAACCTGAACGCGCTGATCATCTCGGTCAGCGGCGGGTCGCTGCTCGTCCTGATGCTGCTGGCGGGACTCTCGGCGATCATTCTGGGGATGGGAATGCCGACGACCGTCATGTACGTGATCCTCGTCTCGATGCTCGGACCCGCCCTCGAGGACTTCGGCGTCGCCATCCTCGCGGCGCACCTGTTCATCCTCTACTTCGGGTTGATGGCCGACGTCACGCCGCCGGTCGCGGTCGCGGCCTACGCCGCCGCCGGCGTCGCCAAGGCCGACGAGTTCTCGACGGGCGTGATCGCGTTCACGCTCTCGCTCAACAAGATCCTCGTCCCATTCGCGTTCGTCCTCTCACCAGGTATCCTGCTCTTGCGCACCGGCGAGGGCGGCGAGACCTCGGTGATCGGTCTCGCCGACGTCCTGGACCTCGGCTTCTTCGTCCCCCAGGTCGCGATCCCCATCGTCGGCATGTTCGCCGGGGTCTACGCGCTCGGCATCGCGATCATCGGCTACTACACCGAGGAGGTCTCCGATCTCGACCGTGGGCTGTTCGCGCTGAGTTCGATCGCGATGATGGCACCGGGGCTGCTGTTGCTGACGGTACAGGGGCTCGGCCGCGCGATGGGCGTCTGGTTGGTCCTCAACACGCCGACCCTCGACTTCGCGCTGCGGGGCGTCGGCGTCGTCCTGCTGTTGGCGCTGATGCTTCGCAACCGCGGCGGCGTCGGGACGGACGAACAGCCCGCGCCGGGCGCGACCGCCGAGTCGCCGTAA
- a CDS encoding DUF1850 domain-containing protein — translation MLALVLVLSITAVATVPTTERVLVVASDDGKVLLSEPVTDDTTVRLEYTHSVEKTPVADVYTVDGTTLRMTHMEFNSYGAGLPSDAPVERAADGEGYVYELDRTYDRLTVSPGDRAGHRLVIDEVHYDLVERSGGEPVSIYVTERETRVMDDVN, via the coding sequence GTGCTGGCTCTCGTGCTCGTCCTCTCGATCACCGCCGTCGCGACCGTCCCCACGACGGAGCGGGTGCTCGTCGTGGCGAGCGATGACGGTAAGGTACTGCTTAGCGAACCCGTCACTGATGACACCACGGTTCGGCTCGAGTACACGCACAGCGTCGAGAAAACGCCCGTCGCGGACGTCTACACCGTCGACGGGACGACTCTCCGAATGACTCACATGGAATTCAACTCCTACGGCGCGGGCCTGCCCTCGGACGCCCCGGTCGAACGGGCGGCCGACGGCGAGGGCTACGTCTACGAACTGGATCGAACGTACGACCGACTCACGGTGTCGCCGGGCGATCGGGCCGGTCACCGACTCGTGATCGACGAGGTGCACTACGACCTCGTCGAGCGGTCGGGTGGGGAGCCGGTCTCCATCTACGTCACCGAACGCGAGACACGAGTGATGGACGATGTCAACTGA
- a CDS encoding TAXI family TRAP transporter solute-binding subunit — translation MANDVTDGYDRRRVLKAVGIAGAFGLAGCVGEEPEGGDNESGGDQEPEEGGQNVVWDAGGTGGTYYPLSGEFKTIVEENTPHVLQVRSTGASVENVGNLENEEADFALIQNDVGYFAFNGTGLDEFEGNPVETLRGVATLYPETIHIITRPDAGIESLEDLEGTTVNTGDLGSGTQVNALQILDSVGLSQDDFEEQNTGFSQAGDQLQDGDIDAAFIVGGWPVGAVEELATTAEIDILNIEQEDRQTILEGAEWFAEDTIPAGTYDGIEEDVDTVSVQAMIATHEAVDDALVEDVTAAIFDNTDSISTKADFISADTALDGMSFEMHPAAAAYFDEQGSGNESSGNESENETEQ, via the coding sequence ATGGCGAATGACGTCACGGACGGTTACGATCGACGCAGAGTACTGAAAGCGGTCGGCATCGCCGGGGCGTTCGGCCTCGCCGGCTGTGTCGGCGAGGAGCCCGAGGGTGGCGACAACGAGAGCGGGGGCGATCAGGAACCCGAGGAGGGCGGCCAGAACGTCGTTTGGGACGCCGGCGGCACCGGCGGGACCTACTACCCGCTCTCGGGCGAGTTCAAGACGATCGTCGAGGAGAACACGCCCCACGTGTTACAGGTCCGCTCGACGGGTGCGAGCGTCGAGAACGTGGGGAACCTCGAGAACGAGGAGGCTGACTTCGCGCTGATCCAGAACGACGTCGGTTACTTCGCGTTCAACGGCACCGGCCTCGATGAGTTCGAGGGCAATCCGGTGGAGACCCTCCGCGGGGTCGCGACGCTCTATCCGGAGACGATTCACATCATCACTCGCCCCGACGCGGGCATCGAGTCGCTCGAGGACCTCGAGGGTACGACGGTCAACACCGGCGACCTCGGGTCGGGTACCCAGGTCAACGCCCTCCAGATCCTCGACAGCGTCGGCCTCTCGCAGGACGACTTCGAGGAGCAGAACACCGGCTTCTCGCAGGCCGGCGACCAGCTCCAGGACGGCGACATCGACGCGGCGTTCATCGTCGGCGGCTGGCCCGTCGGCGCGGTCGAGGAGCTCGCGACCACCGCGGAGATCGACATCCTCAACATCGAGCAGGAGGACCGTCAGACGATCCTCGAGGGCGCCGAGTGGTTCGCCGAGGACACGATCCCGGCCGGCACCTACGACGGCATCGAGGAGGACGTCGACACGGTCTCGGTCCAGGCGATGATCGCCACTCACGAGGCCGTCGACGACGCCCTCGTCGAGGACGTCACCGCCGCGATCTTCGACAACACCGACTCGATCAGCACCAAGGCGGACTTCATCTCGGCCGACACCGCCCTCGACGGCATGTCGTTCGAGATGCACCCCGCCGCCGCGGCGTACTTCGACGAACAGGGCTCCGGAAACGAGAGCAGCGGGAACGAGAGCGAGAACGAGACGGAGCAGTGA
- the ggt gene encoding gamma-glutamyltransferase, producing MSDNTNQERRSSLSRRTFLAGAAAGTALSLSSVPAIAQQDGDLCSQEGVDCGVVATGADGMVVSVSPEASEVGARVLREGGNAVDAAIAVQFALNVAQPHTSGIGGGGFMLYYDNATNEVDVVNSRERAPAGATPDMFLDGGEPIPFDERHTHGDAVGVPGTASGLRRAAACYGSMPIEELIDPAIDLAADGVPVSSYLAEQLVEREWKLNDAAREVFVPGGELLEEGDSLVQPDLARTLELLRDRGIREFYEGEIADAIAETVQDAGGSMTVDDLARYEATLDEPVQGSYRGYDVYSMSPPSSGGLTVIQILNLLEPFELGENYDVREGTKYHLLAEAMRLAYADRGEYMGDPEFVEVPSEGLLDPSYVAGRRELISPDALNEDPQPGNPWPYQRGEAPSASRPTERAVGQTTHFTVADGEGNLVSYTTTIEQPFGSGVMVPDYGIMLNNELTDFDAEPGGANQVQPNKRPLSSMSPTIVAEGDEPFLTVGSPGGPTIITSVVQAILHHVEYGLELIEAIDEPSIYAPESPEITRWEEGIPEDARDEAADLGNEWVENVPIGNVNMLRANDVYEGAADQVREGMAVGIDETAD from the coding sequence ATGTCTGACAATACCAATCAGGAACGAAGATCGAGCCTGAGCCGACGTACGTTCCTCGCCGGGGCGGCTGCGGGGACGGCGCTTTCGCTGTCGTCGGTGCCAGCAATCGCACAGCAGGACGGTGACCTCTGTTCGCAGGAGGGCGTCGACTGTGGCGTGGTGGCGACCGGCGCCGACGGGATGGTCGTCTCGGTCAGCCCCGAGGCGAGCGAGGTCGGCGCGCGCGTCCTCAGGGAGGGCGGCAACGCCGTCGACGCCGCGATCGCGGTACAGTTCGCGCTCAACGTCGCCCAGCCACACACGTCGGGCATCGGCGGCGGCGGGTTCATGCTCTACTACGACAACGCGACCAACGAGGTAGACGTCGTCAACAGCCGCGAGCGCGCGCCGGCTGGCGCTACCCCCGACATGTTCCTCGACGGCGGCGAGCCGATCCCGTTCGACGAGCGCCACACCCACGGCGACGCGGTCGGCGTCCCCGGCACGGCGAGCGGTCTCCGACGGGCGGCCGCCTGCTACGGATCGATGCCCATCGAGGAGCTGATCGATCCCGCGATCGACCTCGCGGCCGATGGCGTTCCGGTCAGCAGCTATCTCGCCGAACAGCTCGTCGAGAGGGAGTGGAAGCTCAACGACGCCGCACGCGAGGTGTTCGTGCCGGGCGGCGAACTGCTCGAGGAGGGCGACTCGCTCGTCCAGCCGGATCTCGCACGCACCCTCGAACTGCTGCGCGATCGGGGGATCCGCGAGTTCTACGAGGGCGAGATCGCCGACGCGATCGCCGAGACCGTCCAGGACGCCGGCGGCAGCATGACCGTCGACGACCTCGCCCGGTACGAGGCGACCCTCGACGAACCGGTCCAGGGGAGCTACCGGGGCTACGACGTCTACTCGATGTCGCCGCCGAGCTCCGGGGGGCTGACGGTGATCCAGATCCTCAACCTCCTCGAGCCGTTCGAGTTGGGCGAGAACTACGACGTGCGCGAGGGTACGAAGTACCACCTGCTCGCCGAGGCGATGCGACTCGCGTACGCCGACCGCGGCGAGTACATGGGCGATCCGGAGTTCGTCGAGGTGCCCAGCGAGGGGCTGCTCGATCCGTCGTACGTCGCGGGGCGACGCGAACTCATCAGTCCCGACGCGCTCAACGAGGACCCTCAGCCGGGCAACCCGTGGCCCTACCAGCGCGGCGAGGCGCCGTCGGCGAGCCGACCGACCGAGCGCGCAGTCGGCCAGACGACCCACTTCACGGTCGCCGACGGCGAGGGCAACCTCGTCTCCTACACCACGACGATCGAACAGCCGTTCGGCTCCGGAGTGATGGTCCCCGACTACGGCATCATGCTCAACAACGAGCTCACCGACTTCGACGCCGAACCCGGCGGCGCGAACCAGGTCCAGCCGAACAAGCGGCCGCTCTCGAGCATGAGCCCCACGATCGTGGCCGAGGGGGACGAACCGTTCCTCACGGTGGGCTCGCCCGGCGGACCGACGATCATCACGTCGGTCGTCCAGGCGATCCTCCACCACGTCGAGTACGGCCTCGAACTGATCGAGGCGATCGACGAGCCGAGCATCTACGCGCCCGAGTCGCCGGAGATCACCCGCTGGGAGGAGGGGATCCCGGAGGACGCGCGCGATGAGGCGGCCGACCTCGGCAACGAGTGGGTCGAGAACGTGCCGATCGGCAACGTCAACATGCTCCGCGCCAACGACGTCTACGAGGGCGCAGCCGATCAGGTCCGCGAGGGGATGGCGGTCGGGATCGACGAGACCGCCGACTGA
- a CDS encoding DUF6663 family protein, whose amino-acid sequence MNPTTSGRFRVLGDPHGEWLLVDRETTDPIAVSGGEGLEPGYLIEATVEWDDGDATLAEWKAVAETRIHFVGSVTNLFEVARDLCEDARLQGEAVLGKTTRSTDNEPNGAVYVFAEQSGARDLWEEFRTGAMPLEPLVERLSDHSPEPYEIFVLDPVDEPFVVVYLVPDPDSMLAETVRDTYL is encoded by the coding sequence ATGAACCCGACGACGAGCGGGCGGTTCCGCGTCCTGGGGGACCCCCACGGGGAGTGGCTGCTCGTCGACCGCGAGACGACCGATCCGATCGCCGTCTCCGGCGGCGAGGGGCTCGAACCCGGCTACCTGATCGAGGCGACCGTCGAGTGGGACGACGGCGATGCGACCCTCGCCGAGTGGAAGGCGGTCGCCGAGACGCGGATCCACTTCGTCGGAAGCGTGACGAACCTCTTCGAAGTCGCCCGCGACCTCTGTGAGGACGCCCGACTGCAGGGCGAGGCGGTCCTCGGGAAGACCACCCGAAGCACCGACAACGAACCCAACGGCGCGGTCTACGTCTTCGCCGAGCAGTCCGGTGCGCGCGACCTTTGGGAGGAGTTCCGGACGGGCGCGATGCCGCTCGAACCGCTCGTCGAACGGCTCTCCGATCACTCGCCAGAGCCGTACGAGATATTCGTCCTCGATCCGGTCGACGAGCCGTTCGTCGTCGTCTACCTGGTCCCGGATCCCGACTCGATGCTCGCGGAGACGGTACGCGACACCTACCTCTGA